Proteins from a single region of Pseudomonas quebecensis:
- a CDS encoding methyl-accepting chemotaxis protein: protein MAGAVEEFSATSLNIADNMGNTERLAQENAQQTRIGRNSMQEASSSLEHIATALNSTATVINTLGQRSQEIGGIVGVITAIAEQTNLLALNAAIEAARAGEQGRGFAVVADEVRNLASRTREATDEISAMIQSIQKETGNAISTMEQGKVLMQEGLSRNADVASALARIDEQSRSAGQQFAAITTATQEQSSTATLLSSNLQSIALANSEQREVVSNLAITAKELETLASGLRHEVDRFR from the coding sequence ATGGCCGGCGCGGTGGAAGAGTTCAGTGCGACGTCGCTGAACATTGCCGACAACATGGGCAACACCGAACGCCTGGCTCAGGAGAACGCCCAGCAAACCCGCATCGGTCGCAACTCGATGCAGGAGGCCTCATCTTCGCTGGAGCATATCGCCACGGCGTTGAACAGCACCGCCACAGTGATCAACACCCTGGGCCAGCGCTCCCAGGAAATCGGTGGGATCGTCGGCGTGATCACGGCCATCGCCGAACAGACCAACCTGCTGGCGCTCAACGCAGCCATCGAGGCGGCACGTGCTGGTGAACAGGGGCGTGGTTTCGCCGTGGTGGCGGACGAAGTGCGCAACCTGGCTTCGCGTACCCGCGAAGCCACCGACGAAATTTCCGCAATGATTCAAAGCATCCAGAAGGAAACCGGTAACGCCATCAGCACCATGGAGCAGGGCAAGGTGCTGATGCAGGAAGGCCTGTCGCGCAATGCCGATGTGGCCTCGGCCCTGGCGCGAATCGACGAGCAAAGCCGCTCGGCCGGCCAGCAGTTCGCCGCAATTACCACCGCCACCCAGGAGCAGAGCAGCACCGCAACGCTGCTCAGCAGTAATCTGCAGAGCATTGCGCTGGCCAACAGCGAACAACGCGAAGTGGTGTCGAACCTGGCGATCACCGCCAAGGAGCTGGAGACCCTGGCGTCGGGCTTGCGGCATGAGGTGGACCGCTTCCGCTGA
- a CDS encoding YifB family Mg chelatase-like AAA ATPase, with protein MSLAIVHSRAQIGVEAPAVTVEVHMANGLPSLTLVGLPETAVKESKDRVRSAILNSALQYPARRITLNLAPADLPKDGGRFDLAIALGILAASVQVPTLMLDDVECLGELALSGEVRAVKGVLPAALAARKAGRTVIVPRANAEEACLASGLKVIAVDHLLQVVAHLNGHVPIEPYTSDGLLYLSKPYPDLSEVQGQMTAKRALLIAAAGAHNLLLSGPPGTGKTLLASRLPGLLPPLSEQEALEVAAIQSVVSLAPLSHWPHRPFRQPHHSASGPALVGGGSKPQPGEITLAHHGVLFLDELPEFDRKVLEVLREPLESGHIVISRARDRVSFPARFQLVAAMNPCPCGYLGDPTGRCRCTPEQIQRYRNKLSGPLLDRIDLHLTVARETTALNPTQAPGDNTATAAAQVADARERQEKRQGCANAFLDLPGLREHCRLAKADESWLEHACERLTLSLRAAHRLLKVARTLADLEQAEAITREHLQEALQYRPAAVT; from the coding sequence ATGTCACTGGCCATCGTCCACAGCCGCGCCCAAATCGGTGTCGAAGCCCCCGCCGTCACCGTCGAAGTGCACATGGCCAACGGCCTGCCGTCCCTGACGCTGGTGGGCTTGCCCGAAACCGCAGTCAAAGAAAGCAAGGACCGCGTGCGCAGCGCCATTCTCAACTCCGCGCTGCAATACCCGGCCCGTCGCATCACCCTCAACCTCGCGCCCGCCGACCTGCCCAAGGATGGCGGGCGTTTTGATCTGGCGATTGCCCTAGGCATCCTGGCCGCGAGTGTGCAGGTGCCGACGTTGATGCTCGACGACGTGGAATGCCTGGGCGAATTGGCGCTGTCCGGCGAGGTACGCGCCGTCAAAGGCGTGTTGCCGGCGGCGCTGGCTGCGCGCAAGGCCGGGCGCACTGTGATAGTGCCGCGCGCGAATGCGGAGGAAGCATGCCTGGCATCGGGCTTGAAAGTGATTGCAGTGGATCACTTGCTGCAGGTCGTGGCGCACCTCAATGGGCACGTGCCGATTGAGCCCTACACATCCGACGGTTTGCTGTACCTGAGCAAACCGTACCCGGACCTGAGCGAAGTGCAGGGCCAGATGACGGCCAAGCGGGCATTGCTGATCGCCGCGGCCGGCGCACACAACCTGCTGCTGAGCGGCCCGCCGGGCACCGGCAAGACCTTGCTCGCCAGCCGCCTGCCCGGCCTGCTGCCGCCCCTGAGTGAGCAGGAAGCCTTGGAAGTCGCTGCGATCCAGTCGGTGGTCAGCCTGGCGCCGTTGAGCCACTGGCCCCATCGACCGTTTCGCCAACCGCACCACTCAGCCTCCGGGCCGGCCTTGGTGGGCGGCGGCTCAAAACCCCAGCCGGGGGAAATTACCCTGGCGCATCACGGCGTGTTGTTTCTGGATGAACTGCCGGAATTTGATCGCAAGGTGCTGGAGGTTTTGCGTGAGCCGCTGGAGTCAGGGCATATCGTGATTTCCCGCGCGCGCGACCGAGTGAGCTTCCCGGCGCGCTTTCAACTGGTCGCAGCGATGAATCCCTGCCCCTGTGGGTATCTGGGCGATCCTACCGGCCGTTGTCGCTGTACGCCGGAGCAGATCCAGCGCTATCGCAACAAACTGTCCGGGCCGCTGCTGGACCGGATCGATCTGCACCTGACGGTCGCGCGTGAAACCACGGCGCTGAACCCCACCCAAGCGCCCGGCGATAACACCGCGACGGCGGCCGCACAGGTTGCCGACGCTCGAGAACGGCAGGAAAAACGCCAGGGCTGCGCCAACGCGTTTCTGGATCTGCCAGGGCTGCGTGAGCATTGCAGGCTGGCGAAGGCCGATGAAAGCTGGCTGGAACATGCCTGCGAGCGGCTGACACTGTCCTTGCGCGCGGCTCACCGGCTGCTCAAGGTCGCCCGTACCTTGGCCGACCTGGAGCAGGCAGAGGCGATCACTCGCGAGCATCTGCAGGAGGCACTGCAATACCGCCCTGCGGCGGTCACTTGA
- a CDS encoding accessory factor UbiK family protein, with protein MLAPKDFLDALSGHASRLFSGETPLPRNEIESQFKALLQSGFSKLDLVSREEFDSQMVVLARTRARLESLEAKVAELEARLTPDQK; from the coding sequence ATGCTCGCGCCCAAAGATTTCCTCGATGCCCTGAGCGGCCACGCCTCTCGCCTGTTCAGCGGCGAAACTCCGCTGCCCCGCAATGAAATCGAAAGCCAGTTCAAGGCCTTGCTGCAAAGCGGTTTCAGCAAGCTCGACCTGGTCAGCCGTGAAGAATTCGACAGCCAGATGGTCGTGCTCGCCCGCACGCGGGCACGGCTGGAGAGCCTGGAGGCGAAGGTGGCGGAGCTGGAAGCGCGGCTGACGCCTGACCAGAAATAA
- the glnK gene encoding P-II family nitrogen regulator, whose product MKLVTAIIKPFKLDDVRESLSEIGVQGITVTEVKGFGRQKGHTELYRGAEYVVDFLPKVKIDVAIDDKDLDRVIEAITKAANTGKIGDGKIFVVNLEQAIRIRTGETDTDAI is encoded by the coding sequence ATGAAGCTAGTCACTGCCATCATCAAGCCGTTCAAGTTGGACGATGTACGCGAGTCGTTGTCCGAGATCGGCGTGCAGGGCATTACCGTTACTGAGGTCAAAGGCTTCGGTCGGCAGAAGGGTCACACCGAGCTGTATCGCGGCGCGGAATATGTAGTGGATTTCCTGCCGAAGGTGAAGATTGATGTCGCCATTGACGACAAGGATCTTGACCGGGTTATCGAGGCGATAACCAAGGCTGCCAACACCGGCAAGATCGGTGACGGCAAGATCTTTGTGGTCAATCTGGAACAGGCTATTCGCATCCGTACCGGCGAAACCGATACCGACGCAATCTAA